From Clarias gariepinus isolate MV-2021 ecotype Netherlands chromosome 18, CGAR_prim_01v2, whole genome shotgun sequence:
TCAGCTGTGTGAAATGGAGAAGCTGATCGATAAGATGATGGTTGCCGATTTCACCACGTACTCTAGGAGCGACCTCAACCGAACCTTTGAGGACGATAACCAAGTGCTCGAAAAGGTGTTGCTTCACatctcaaaaacacacacacacacacacaagtttaacTCGACGTCAGGGTGATGTAGGTCAGTGTGGAAGCGTGGGTAAAGTGTGAACACTAGGGAGCCTTGAACTGGTTTGAGGTTTGACTCTGTTGTGGCAGCACTTGGTGTAATTCCAAACCACATCACGGtgaatgaggaggaggaggagaaggctaacgaaacacacacacacacacacacacacacacacacacacagaaagagagagccCTCAGGATTGTGCAGGACTGAgtgacatccttttttttttgtcatcacaATCTAGAGTAGGGGACGACAAGCTTAAACACACCATTTGGAGCcgctttttttaaatgacacatcgttgttgttttttacctttatgctgtgtataaatttaaaaaaatatatattgtgttGCAATTATGAAATCAACGAACTGctacaaagaaaaaaggaaatcttATTTCTGAATGCAACAAAAACCTTTTGAACTGCGgaagagaaaaaaggaagaaagaaagagagaaaaaaaatatatatatgtgaaatAAAAAGCAGAACTTAAGTTATCCACCTGCAGCAAACCAAAACTGTTGTCTGCGTCCGTGTGATGTCATTCTTTTATCGCCTGCAGTCGACGATCAACCTGAATAAAACTCAGGGCTCGAAAAGCTCAAAAAATGTCATGCCGTTGGGTGTAGCACATATTCTGAGCGacagaaaaattaaacacattttatttgaatgttacaagatcaccaaaatctttaaatttagaattacagtaaaaaaaaaaaaaaaacacaaaataaaaaaattaaaattaaatactcattatttatttcctaAAGCCGCAGTGGAGACGCATGAGGCTCTGGAGCTGCGCATTTTGCAGtgtgatgaactgaattttattttaaccaactataaaaacataatttaaaagaaaatgggtCAAACAGGCAAAGTCATAGCACAAATTATAATGATAtcgcttttttttgtttgttcttattcagttcttaataataatattatgctAAAACATGCTGTACAACTGCAGTAGTGATAACTTTGATTCTCCGTGACACCTGCAGGATTTCTGTACATTCGGGTTTTTtcctatacttttttttttttggtgttgtttttttggtccAGTGCTACAGTGgctgagaagtgcaaaacaaaataaaacaaaaacaataacaaattaaaaaacaaaacaaataaaaacaaaataacaaattcaaaaactaaataacaaaactgaaaacaaaataataaaacagaaatcaataacaaattttaaaaaacaaaataaatttaaaaacaaaaccgaaaacaatataacaaatcagaaaacacaacgacATATCCAGAtacaaaataccaaataaaaaaacaaaacaatccagTCAAACTGAAAGATATAGGTatagtttacaaatgaaattcttaccgctgattggacgagacatctgtcactcaaaataCACAGGAAGTACTGCAGCCACCAACCATTTAGAAGACCATTATCTTCATTGAAGGattcatttcagtattttaggatcatacagcactttggtcaactaagTTGTGTTAAATGGGCTTATAAAATTATTCTGACTTGACTTGATAGGACTTCTTGtatgtcttgagtgacagatgtctcaaccaatcagcaataaaaatgtaatttgtgaactatacctacctttaaTGGTTTGAGtgaattattgttgttgttttttatttgctattttgtttctggaactgttgttgtgttttctgatttgttatattgtatTTGGTTTTGTAATTTcgtttttgaatttattttgttttgtttttgatatTTTGCCCCTcaaatttttaagttacattttaaggGTTAATCCTCctgtgtgtgcagttttatttcattttattttattattattattattttaaatgtctatACTTGTAGACCGTTCTCATACCTTTTTATGGCAGCTGGTATCCGCTGCGTTGTACACCGTGTCTCGGTACATCGCGCTCGTGCTGCGGATCCTGCGCCTGTTTATTCCGATATCGTGAGAGCGAACTGTACAATATACGACTTTATCAAACACGGAGGGCAGatggacagatttttaaaagggtcatcaaatatacatacagtatattaatacaCTGCAGATTCAcacaagtctgtgtgtgtgtgtttgtttcaggACCGTCTGCAGTCTCTGGTCTTTGGCCTGCTGAGACAAAGGAAGCTGGATTTCCTGGACATCTACAGCGAGGAGATGATGCAAGCGGCCAAGGGCATCGTCAGACAGGTGATGAGTTAAACCTCCGAGAACACGACACTCGCAGCCTAATGTCACCTTTACTTCCTGTTTGGTGGCAGCAGTGCTcctctaaatgtgtgtgtgtgtgtgtgttcagtgtgtggtGACGGCAGTGTCTCAGATCGAGGAGATCGACACAGAAGTTGTGGTGAAGTGAGTACCTTCTGTAAAGATGTTTCTCAACATATTTCCTGTTCAAAACATTCAGgtgtttttaaggttttgtgtgtgtgtgtgtgtgtgtgtgtgtgtgtgtgtggtgcaggcTGCAGGATCAGATGAGGTTGATGACGTTTGCTCAATGGTTTGAGCTCCTGCAGAGCGTCTTCGAGCACTTCCTTCTGTTCCTCACCAGGATCAAGGTGCTTCAACGGCTCACACTCGCTTTCTCTTTATTTAATCCCCGAGTTTAACTTGCATACAGTCAtagtgtaaaagttagtgccccctgtatgtgtttttgtgtaagaaCATAATAAACATCATGTGATCGTAGCAGAACGTCGGCTAAATACGACCTCAGAAGAGTAACAGGAAACATCGCTTCTCCAAGATCACCGCTTACGCCTTACACACTAGAATGCTTTAAAGtggcaaactgccaaaacttctgctcGTGTAGAGGCTCGCACAGCTGTTCATGATCAAATGATCAAGGGCAGATGAAGAGCAGCAACTCAGTATCTTAAATCCTGAGGAAGCATGAACTTGGTATCGCCCACGTTTTAAacacacagaattaaaagaggataagataggataggataaatctttaattctatttttacaaatatatttatatacagtgcagGTAGTTTCTAAGTTACTaagaatttccgcagatacggACTGCGATTCTACAAACATTTTGTAATTGCGAACAAATTGTacaaatagacactgcagtgcaccagataccaatatttacaattatataccaTATTCTCAGTGTGTAaatgaatttataaaatgtctaaagtcaggtgtattgtgtgtgtgtgtgagtgcgggagaaatgagtcggcctcaccggtttcagtgAATCAGTACGGCAgaacgatgatagaaaatgtctgtcctgtaaatctgtcctgatggtgaataatcctaatttcagaaaatcagttcacagtccaatacagtggaaaacagctctgagacaaaatagtgtccgggattcccctcaggatttaaaggcacagagacgACACTGTTTAACGTGTGAGATTCATTTGCTTAGGAGCTGTTACAGTTTTtagccacatgatggcagtgtggggaaaggggacagggATTTAGTCCAGCGGATATAAGCAAAGTAGGCCggcattgtatatttgtgtcaagaAATaggactcactttgtcggacttaagaacaaatcagacttacgaaTGTGCTCACAGGACAGAGCTAGTTTGTAAATAGGGGACGTACTGTATAGTGTTTAAGTACAAAAGTAACAAACAATAGAGTAGTTACACTGCACAGTTTACAatggtgttttatttatttaattttttgttgctATTGCACAGAACTTTAagctattattaaaaaaatcttttacaaatGATAGtactttgtatttaaatgtagtTTCTaatctaggtgtgtgtgtgtgtgtgtgtttttcaggcCACTCTGGGCGTAATTCGGAACGTGGTCCTGGAAATCCTCGACAGCGGCCAGAGGAACCGCGCGGCGGACCCTTGCACGCTCGCCGACGGCGTCTCTGTGGAGAACGAGgaagaggacgaggaggagTCGGAGTCGGGTCTCCGTCCCGGCGAGGCCGAGCTCGCCTTCCTTACTCACGAGGGGCTGTTCATCAGCGACGCCATAAACGATGCCGAGCGCCGCAGCAACGGGCCGTCGACTCAGACCAGAGCACAGGCGAGGGAGGAAGCTTCCGGCAGCGACTCGGCGTCCGGCACTACGGAGTCGTCCTCCAGCAGGGAGcagatcaacaacaacaacactacctcctcctcctcctgcctgcCCACAGGGGGCGCCACTGCACTGTGAGGAATCATGAGGAAACACACGCTCGCAACAAAGAGTTATGTGTAGCTAATGTTTCTTCAccttattctgtgtgtgtgtgtgtgtgttcagtgagGATCTGATGCCGTCTGATCTGGAGCTGGGCAGAATCGCCAACAACATCCAGGAGCTGCTGTACACGGCCTCAGACATCAGTCACGACCGCTGTGTCAAAGTCCTGCTGGCCAAGgccaaggtacacacacacacacacacacacacacacacacacacacacacacacacacacacttcaaaatCAGGAGCATTGATCCATCAGTGTGTTACaacctgcctgtgtgtgtgtgtgtaggacggTTCTCTGGAGCGCGTGAGCTCGgcggagtttgtgtgtgtgagccgcGCGGTGGAAGCCTTCGCTAAGGACACTGAGGCTCTGTGCTGCAGGAGGAGTGTGAGTCTCCGGGGGGCGCTGCAGAGTCAGGCCAACCGATTCGTACACCGCTTCCACGACGAGCGCAAGACCAAGCTCAggtatggacacacacacacacacacacacacacacacacacacgtatgacCAAGGTGTTCCTGTTAGAATTAATTAGtttctgtctttgtgtgtgtgtgtgtgtgtgtacagtttgctGTTGGACACAGAACGGTGGAAGCAGGCTGAAGTTCCTGCTGAGTTCCAGCACCTGGTCGACTCCATCGCTGACGGACACATCACACTGCCTGAACGCAAAcctgcaggtacacacacacacacacacacacgcacacacaggagAGTGTACAGTCGACCCCCTGCGAAGTCGCAGGTCCAGAGGTCGTGGCCTTATTCGTTtgtagatttttcttttcaacCTAAACTAATAATTGTTTGCAGAAACCTCCAGCAGTTTTGTGGAAACTGGAAATatccttatttttaaaaagtttttttttttcgtggcgatataatttttcatgcttttttttaaacgatAAACTATTTTACTATAAGTACATCATTATTTACTAATTctgtaatataaatgtttactaaataaattcaggtaaatttccatataaaatgtaatactaatgtatatttaattaaattttatttctatagcacttttaacaattgtcattgtcgcaaaagcagctttacacaaacaaaggaaTTAACTAAGTTTGTATttaatgtgagtgtgcatgcatAGCAAAACCAAAACTCCCTATTGGTAATAGAACACAAAGCGACCATagaggtaagaaaaaaaaacatggtttagGACGGTGAAATATTATTACCGTATTCACCCTACAATATTTATACAGAAAGAAAACACTCACATGAGTTACAGTACGTGTAGGGGggaaacatctgtaatttacaCTGAAACACTGAGACATGGAGACATGGCAAATTCGAACTTCATTTCTTACATACACAGttcgatatgcagtgaaatgcttattcaacttaaaaaaaacaagattatcaataaaagatttaattgcataatagaaataatatacTAATACTAATTCAATAGAATTGAAATACGGTGGAActtcggattacgagtaacgcggtttacaagtgttccgcaagacaagcaaagatttttaataaattgtgacttgaaaaacgagcattgtcttggtttacgagtaccgagtatcatgtatcactcttgcgcttcttgttttgacgccaagcgtcacgtgatcacaactgagccaacgttttttctctcttgcacagcggaattaaaaaaatggagcgcttaaaaacagaatcactgctgtatagtaaaaaaaaaaaaaaaaatgaaccggCACTTCACCTacaaagaatcgcgacagagcagagtttctgtgtaaggcagagagtgtgtgtctggcactgtgtgtgtaatgtgcataCACACAATAGCACCTGCGTGATCAAATGGGAACACTTAtatgtcgggatttatttttactttttttaaaggtaaagtgcaggttaatttgttttattttcactttatattttgtattaattatttttatgtatttattttttgggactGTAGGACGAATAaattgagtttccattatttcttatgggaaaataaaatttggtttacgagtgtttcgtaatacgagcccgcttccggaacgaattatgctcgtaatccgaggttccacacTACAATGGAATAAATATAGGGGAAAAAACTTTAGCTATAGAACATatgcagtactgtacagtatacaggtttACCTCTACATTATTtccttttgtttgttatttctttagttttttaaggGTAATGTAAGTAGCTCAAgagtttgaaaataaaattaaagtgttttgggagcgtatttagggtttaaactataaaaacagacatttaTACACTGCTGTCGTGGTCTGCAGGTCCAGAAGAGAAGAAGCCGTGTGACTTCCTGCTGGTTGACGGACAGAGATACGCTGTGGTCGGGTGAGCGATCCGACCCGCCTCCTCTCATTAACACTCCTCACTGTAATCAGACCACGCGTTCTGCCATAAAGCATGTTGGGGTTTGAAAGCAGGAAGTGTGTTTGTGATGCACTTTAGTAGTGTCTGTTTGTTACTGTAGAAACAGGAAGTGAGAAATGAGGGGAGAaaggtgtttttgtttgtgtttgtttatatatatatatatatatatatatatatatatatatatatatatatatattaattatttatttaattattataattttttggtcTTGATGTCGGACAGGACGGTGCTGCTGCTGATCCGGATGATTCTGGAATACTGCCAGTGTGTGAACGACATCCCGTCCATCACCACCGACATGCTGACGCGTCTCTCAGACCTCCTCAAGGTGCATGCGTACAGTATGTGCGTGTATACGGATACGAATACATTCCGGTTTGTTTGTTCCTCGAGGTGTTTCATAGCGACGGTGTGTTGATTGACATGTTTGTCGTCATGCCAACAGCACTTCAATTCCCGCAGCTGTCAGCTGGTGCTCGGGGCCGGAGCCCTGCAAGTGGTGGGACTGAAAACCATCACCACCAAGAACCtgggtaaaacacacacacacacacacacacacacacacacacacacaaacacaaacacaaacacacacacacgcatcaaGCCTTACTGTACACTTCCACGTCTGCATTAGAAAACGACAAACTTTTGCAATGTTTAAACTTTATCCACAccatttatttcctttctttttgcCGCTTCACGTTTATAATTACACGTGACTTTCATGTGACTACAATGTGAGTTACATACGTACATCTTTTCTCGCGTTATCCATGTTACAACATGTGAAATAAACACTCGTTTTAAACAATGTGAAGATGCTAACACTGCTACGACATTCTTACGCTGCTGGTGCTGACTGATGACATCAGTGCTCTATCTATGCATGGCAGAggcaaaaagtcacatgaccCTATATCAGATATACAAagtgagccaaaaaaaaatatgtatctaTATATTACAAAACGAGGGGTATGCGACAGGAATAACATTAAACAATTACAAAAgcgaaattaaattaaatcaagtcGTTATGGATTTTAATTAGCAAAAGTTTATACAGATGAGCTCAGATGTTGTGAGTTCACATCCCCTTACCCAcatctcattatacacctgaGGGTTCCAGGGTTAAGGGCAacctggtggtgctggggcttgaacctgggACCATACTATCATTAGTCCAACACCCACctcagatgggactcgaacccacaatccctgggaTGGGACTCGAGTCCTGTGTCTTATCCATTAGGCTTTTCCATTCATTATCTTGCTCAATGTTCACGGTGTTCCGGCTCCGAAATCAGACATGGGGTTTTCAAAAAGTACGCCGACATAAACGCTGTAGAGAAACAAGCAGACTGTCGGTGATGTGCAAGTTCTGCTGATGATAGACCAGGACACTTACAGGACCGGCTGGATTACAGGACCAGAGGTGCGgaacaaaatgagaaaaaaaaaaaaaaaacactaaagaagTTTCATTAAGCCACTGTTGAGTctccaaatagtttttttttatcttactttGAACAGCGGGtgtatcatttttatattttcattttgtgttacttgaaaagaaaacatggtaactttatataaaatgaGTGCTTTGATGTGTAAAGCAGAGGAATTTATacacagtttattatttatggcttcattctttaattctttctttctttcttccctccCCACTCTCCCTTATGTCCAAAAGTtgacatttatattattaaagctTGGATACAGACTTATGATTcaaatctctgtctctctgtctctgtctgtctgtctcagctCTGGTGTCTCGGTGTCTGCAGCTGGTTGTTCACTACATCCCCATAATCCGAGCGCACTTCGAGACCAAACTCCAGCCCAAACAGTACAGCATCCTGCGCCACTTTGACCACATCaccaaggtacacacacacacacacggtatttataaaatgtatgtatgatGCATCTATTCCAGTATTAATCCTGtgtatactctgtgtgtgtgtgtgtgtgtgtgtgtgtgtgtgtgtgtgtgtgtgtgtgtgtaggactaTAATGACCATATCGCCGAGATCTTGGCTAAGCTGGTGGCCATCATGGACAGTCTGTTTGAAAAGGCACTGTTTAAGGTGAGCACATGTCCCTGTCCCTGCAATGTGTCTCCTTCGAGATGGTCGTGTGTCATGTAGGGAGAAGGAAACACGACAGGATCTGGCAGGAACAAACAAATGAGAGCAAGCGTCACCGGTGCTAATTATCCGCTTTTATTTCTGTTCTCATCGGAAATAACGTCTCATTCGCCGGTCTCGGGTTTCGTCCTCGCTGCAAAATCAATAGACGGAGAATGATCGAGAACAAACTCCACCCAGTCCTACAGAAACTCTTAAAGGTCATGACGCGAGTCAGAGCTGAAGGACAGAACGTTTATAGTTACAGTTCTGATCTGATTGATTTGTCTTCCTGAATTTATTTAATAGAAATGTGTAGGAGACATTCGTCAAGCATGTGTCCCTGTCTCAGGATTTAAGGCATTGATTTATTGGCATTTATACCAATggcaaataagaaaaataacaggagtagaaagttaaataaaagtggACAAAcatctctcactgtctctgtttctttctctgtttctccctctctctgtttctccctccctctctctgtctctctctccctttctctgtctgtctctctctctcccactctctctctgtttctctctctctctctgtctctctctctccttgtctctctgtctctctgcagtaTGAAGTAAAGGCCCCGATGCCGTCACTGTGTTTCCGTAATCTGTGCAAGCAGATGGCCAAAATGCACGAGGCTATCCACGAGCTCCTTCCTGAGGAACAAACtcaggtgagacacacacacacagaaggatGAACTTCACTTTTCACTGGGTTCCGTCACAATTTTTGAAGCTTTTATATTCatgatggttgtgtgtgtgtgtgtgtgtgtagatgctGTTCCTGAGGATCAATGCGAGTTTCAAGCTTCACCTGAAGAGGCAGCTGTCTCGGCTCGGGGTGGTGAACGACGGCGGACCACAGCACGGGTGAGATCCACttcctgtacacacacttccgCGTGTCAGTAACCGGTTCTCACGGTAACACCCTTTGCCCCGCCCCTGCAGGTTGATGGTGGTGGACGTGGCCTTCTACTCGGAGAACATTCAGGCTCTGAGATCTCTCGAGCGCTTGGACTTGAACATGCCCGAGATCTGGGAGCAGAAGAGGTGATGACGGACGGCCCGGCCCGGCCCATCGGGTCTGATCTCATCTCATCTGATCTGATCCGCTCCACCCCTTTCTCACTTCCTCTCTCCTCTTCCCAGAGTGTATGAGGTCAGAGGTCATACCGGAGGTGAACACTTGTATACAAAACaagacctctctctctctttctctctcacacatacacactttttacCTCCTTGTCCAGAACTGCTGTGACgcctttgtgttgttttttgtttcctggAGCATGAAAGAATCAGACTTTCACATTCAAGTGACCAATCAGGATAAGCTAAGGGATTCTCTGTGGGCGGGAACTTTCTCCTTCTGTCGGGGTTTTCTTGCTCAGTGCCTCGTGGTGCGCTGTCGGCGCAGCGTCGCTCTACACTCGTGTGCAATCCTGTCGTATGATTattgattacaaaataaaacaaattatgatttttttgtttttgctttgatgtttatatatatagatagatatatatgcATCAGTGGGTTTAAATTGTGAACTTggataatttattttcttcttgtcTGATtttactgaatgatttttttatatatataaaataataatatttacaacatTATAATAAGAAAGGGTTATGAGAGACACGAGCATGTTTATTCAGAAAGGCTTTTGAAAATGTCATTAAGTACCCTTTCAGTATTTTTATACCAAGACCCAGATTCTTCTCTACGTCACTCATGAAGCTCCTGTGTAAAAACCACTGCATACCTTAGTAGAGACGCGGAAAAGAAATCGGTTCGGTTTGGTATCATGATTCATTTTGTGTGGcaatggattttttaaaaattatatttaatttatatacagtatgttcacgtTGGAGGTAgcttaaaatgttgcagttcctcaaTAATCCTGCAGGGGTCATGCACTAAGCTTTTTATTCATTATGGTTCTCGTTgttaatatgttgcagttccaCTATAATCCAGCAGGGGGAACTAAACTGCACTAAACTGTTCatacattggcaggcagcacagcgtcGTGTGTTGCaggagtaaattatttgctaagtctGTATAGAAtcatgatatttataaaatcttaaTATTTGGAGAACCGCAGTGAAAATTTAATCGGCACCGAGGTACCGTGATGCTAACGTATTGTCTGGTCCACTGGTTATTCCCTTCCCTACACAGTAATACTTATTTTGTTCGATTTTAGAGGCAAGCTGTAATACCaggcagtttttttgtttttttaaccaagAAACCAACGTGTGCATGCATCAGCCTTCAGTCTCAGAATGAGTCATAAATTTTAGCACTCTCTGCTTTAAAGATCATTAGTTTCGTTATAGATGTACAGCAAATCCGGTACTTTATAACTGCTGAAATCTTCATCGTCCctaaatgtcagaactgccacgtgatagaataacaccagatcacccaccgttcactaacgtaggagtagactattttggacccttacCGAGGTAAATcgaggtagaagtaatgttaaaagatatggcgtattgtttacttgtctgacaacaagagctgtGCACATGTGAAGTTGCGCAGTCgctagatacagactcctgctaaACATCTATATCAGCGCAGTAGGTTTAATGCTTTCCTTAAGTTTTGAGCTTCACGCCACCTGCGTTAACACAGACACCTCCTCCACCAACACGAAATACGTAAGATCGTCCGGTAAAGTTATGTAATTTGAGAAGGCTTTATAAATAAGGCAGCTTTATCTTAAGCATGCACAAATGATCTGCCTCGAAAgctctcttctctttcttctgGAATGCAGCTGTTCACAAACACAGTTCcatgtttttataaatgctGCTCTGGGAACTCATCAAGCCATTAATTCGCAGTTACATCAGGGTGTTGAGTATTTATTATGGTAAGGAGGTGTGACTCCTGTCCTTATGACTTTAGTTTCACCCATCAGGAGAGAGACATGCAGCTAGTagctaatgtttttatttattgctttcaTATTAAACTTTgagcacattttatatacaaatatatcaaCCGTCATCCTCTgataaacaacaagaaaacacacTAATAAAACATGAACTGGAAACAGACAGATGGTGGGAGAAATGTTTTTAGTGCATCTGAATGCACAGATCTGTATTTTTTCACCTCCGATGTTCACAGCATTAAGAAAAAACAGAACGGAGCGAAGAGAACACTCAGTAGTTTTTAACCACAGCACTGTCTCGATCAAAAGTGCCTACTTTTGATTTTCCATCAAAGACTACTTCTCCTCTGACCGACTTAcagccttgtgtgtgtgtgtgtgtgtgtgtctgagagacaTCCATAGGACTGACGGGAAAAATCTGATGGCATGCTcgatgtttgtttttgtttttttaatgaaaaagtcactttaaataaacccAAGTTGTAAATGGTTgatgttttctgtatttattttttattaataaaagctCTGGATGATTTCATTAACTATTTTTGTAGCCATATGAACTGACAGCAAAGTGAAGATTATACAGGTAAAGTTAAAACAAAGAAGGTTTTATCATTCCTAGGAatgtactattaaaaaaaataaagcaacaaAGATCTGTGAAGGAGCTTTTTATCCACTTACACCTGATACATACAGTCCTGTGA
This genomic window contains:
- the vps54 gene encoding vacuolar protein sorting-associated protein 54 isoform X1, encoding MASGPGQVPGVQPGVDAVGAERLFRKPRDPTGSSTHYRPPRSLPDVCPKEPTGEARRLSDAPSVVSDQHRWTVYNSKVNLPAALNDPRLAKRESDFFTKTWGVDFTEGGVVSSYSLPNITAEHFNTYSSDTAQREKIHERCKNICPNKDDLSVPNITNNHDKAKEELEQVPKIFMRPDFILSEPATFSAVLPWSHFGVAGGKSGRDAASSRLLQEKLSHYLDVVEVSIARQISLRSEAFFHAMSSQRELQDQLCEAASAVRALREHTANMERTMSHGPLRALRHTVTRRNCVTLHGKLKLMAAVQQTQPTVQLLLSTSEFVGALELINTTKEVLQQELQGIHSFRHLGSQLCEMEKLIDKMMVADFTTYSRSDLNRTFEDDNQVLEKDRLQSLVFGLLRQRKLDFLDIYSEEMMQAAKGIVRQCVVTAVSQIEEIDTEVVVKLQDQMRLMTFAQWFELLQSVFEHFLLFLTRIKATLGVIRNVVLEILDSGQRNRAADPCTLADGVSVENEEEDEEESESGLRPGEAELAFLTHEGLFISDAINDAERRSNGPSTQTRAQAREEASGSDSASGTTESSSSREQINNNNTTSSSSCLPTGGATALEDLMPSDLELGRIANNIQELLYTASDISHDRCVKVLLAKAKDGSLERVSSAEFVCVSRAVEAFAKDTEALCCRRSVSLRGALQSQANRFVHRFHDERKTKLSLLLDTERWKQAEVPAEFQHLVDSIADGHITLPERKPAGPEEKKPCDFLLVDGQRYAVVGTVLLLIRMILEYCQCVNDIPSITTDMLTRLSDLLKHFNSRSCQLVLGAGALQVVGLKTITTKNLALVSRCLQLVVHYIPIIRAHFETKLQPKQYSILRHFDHITKDYNDHIAEILAKLVAIMDSLFEKALFKYEVKAPMPSLCFRNLCKQMAKMHEAIHELLPEEQTQMLFLRINASFKLHLKRQLSRLGVVNDGGPQHGLMVVDVAFYSENIQALRSLERLDLNMPEIWEQKR
- the vps54 gene encoding vacuolar protein sorting-associated protein 54 isoform X2, which produces MASGPGQVPGVQPGVDAVGAERLFRKPRDPTGSSTHYRPPRSLPDVCPKEPTGEARRLSDAPSVVSDQHRWTVYNSKVNLPAALNDPRLAKRESDFFTKTWGVDFTEGGVVSSYSLPNITAEHFNTYSSDTAQREKIHERCKNICPNKDDLSVPNITNNHDKAKEELEQVPKIFMRPDFILSEPATFSAVLPWSHFGVAGGKSGRDAASSRLLQEKLSHYLDVVEVSIARQISLRSEAFFHAMSSQRELQDQLCEAASAVRALREHTANMERTMSHGPLRALRHTVTRRNCVTLHGKLKLMAAVQQTQPTVQLLLSTSEFVGALELINTTKEVLQQELQGIHSFRHLGSQLCEMEKLIDKMMVADFTTYSRSDLNRTFEDDNQVLEKDRLQSLVFGLLRQRKLDFLDIYSEEMMQAAKGIVRQCVVTAVSQIEEIDTEVVVKLQDQMRLMTFAQWFELLQSVFEHFLLFLTRIKATLGVIRNVVLEILDSGQRNRAADPCTLADGVSVENEEEDEEESESGLRPGEAELAFLTHEGLFISDAINDAERRSNGPSTQTRAQAREEASGSDSASGTTESSSSREQINNNNTTSSSSCLPTGGATALEDLMPSDLELGRIANNIQELLYTASDISHDRCVKVLLAKAKDGSLERVSSAEFVCVSRAVEAFAKDTEALCCRRSVSLRGALQSQANRFVHRFHDERKTKLSLLLDTERWKQAEVPAEFQHLVDSIADGHITLPERKPAGPEEKKPCDFLLVDGQRYAVVGTVLLLIRMILEYCQCVNDIPSITTDMLTRLSDLLKVHAYSITSIPAAVSWCSGPEPCKWWD